In Candidatus Omnitrophota bacterium, the DNA window AGAAGGTAACCAGGCTGGGCAGTTTCAGCACCCCGTGGGGATCGTCGTACATCAGGGACGAGTCTATGTGGCCGATACAGAGAACGATCGCATCCAGATCTTTAGGGAGGACGGCACGTGGCTCGCGACATGGGAAGAAGCTGGGGAGATTCGTCTCGAGCGACCGATGCATCTGGCCCTTGGGCCTGATGAGTTGTTGTACGTTCCTCTGTACCTGGCGGATCGGGTCGTCGTCCTCACGCCAGAAGGGACGCTCGTCAGGAGCTGGGGCTCGTCTGGCAGCCAGCCGGGCGCATTCGATGCGCCAGCCGGGGTGGCGGTCGCACCGGACGGCACCGTCTACGTGGCCGACTTCAACAACCATCGGGTACAGGTCTTTGACCAGCAGGGCCGTTTCCTCCGAGGCTGGGGCCAGAAGGGCCACGGGCGTGGAGAGTTCTATTATCCAACCGATGTCGCGATTGGCACAGACGGTTCCATGTATGTCGCCGATGCCTACAACCACCGAGTCCAGCGCTTCAGCCCTGACGGCACGTGGCTGAGCGCCTGGGGCGGACCTGCGACTCGGGGCATCAAGGGCCCGTTGCGCGGCTGGTTCAACGTCGCTACAGCTGTTACCGTGACTCCTGATGGCTCGGTCTACGTCGCCGACTTCTACAACCACCGGATCCAGCTTTTTGCTCCCGAGGGCAGGTGGCGCGGAACGTGGGGCCGCCAAGGCACCGGAGCGGGTCAATTTGAGCGGCCCACAGACATGGCGATCGATGAAGCAGGCAGGGTGTATGTGGTCGATTGGGGCAATCACCGGATTCAGCGATTCACATGGAGGAGCTATGGGCTTCGGTAGACGATTCGCCGGTCTCCTGGTCGG includes these proteins:
- a CDS encoding 6-bladed beta-propeller, coding for EGNQAGQFQHPVGIVVHQGRVYVADTENDRIQIFREDGTWLATWEEAGEIRLERPMHLALGPDELLYVPLYLADRVVVLTPEGTLVRSWGSSGSQPGAFDAPAGVAVAPDGTVYVADFNNHRVQVFDQQGRFLRGWGQKGHGRGEFYYPTDVAIGTDGSMYVADAYNHRVQRFSPDGTWLSAWGGPATRGIKGPLRGWFNVATAVTVTPDGSVYVADFYNHRIQLFAPEGRWRGTWGRQGTGAGQFERPTDMAIDEAGRVYVVDWGNHRIQRFTWRSYGLR